Proteins encoded in a region of the Rutidosis leptorrhynchoides isolate AG116_Rl617_1_P2 chromosome 9, CSIRO_AGI_Rlap_v1, whole genome shotgun sequence genome:
- the LOC139868328 gene encoding cytochrome P450 Tp4149-like, with product MFLFKFIVSSVLPFLILLVIKLIHHKRTTHSSQKHENRPPSPWKLPIIGNLHQLSGNQRSLSILAKKHGPVMLLHLGCVPVLIASSANAAREILKNHEPMFLDRLKSTNLGKITYNFKDLTFSPYGEHWRHAKRILVHHLLSHNKVSSYQKVREEEVTLMMDIIKESCGSLVNFSELMILHTNNVFCRVAIGRKFERKKVKDLIELSVVMIGLFRFVDYMPSLSWIDKLRGLDSTMENHHKKVDKFLDGVIEEHLCKKRREYDSDKSCEIDEEQCFIDVLLKNKENDDTTSFLFERDDIKGLFLDIFLAGTIQTFSVLEWALSELVQNPKTMKKLQEEVREYAQGKPNVTDEDLAKLEYLNAVFKETMRLHPSPPLIPRELTQDLNLMGYEIKCGTKVFINTWAIGRDPTLWDEPEVFKPERFLSSPIDYYGAYFELIPFGTGRRGCPGIHYSKAINEITLANLVYKFDLAPPSGEKPKDLDMSESSGALIHRKNNLFLVPPLAFK from the exons ATGTTTCTTTTCAAGTTTATAGTCTCTTCTGTTTTACCATTTTTAATTCTATTAGTTATCAAATTAATTCATCATAAGCGTACTACACATTCTTCTCAAAAACACGAAAATCGGCCACCATCACCATGGAAACTTCCAATAATCGGAAACTTACACCAACTTTCGGGCAATCAACGTTCATTGAGTATATTGGCAAAAAAACATGGTCCAGTCATGCTTTTGCATCTAGGATGTGTACCCGTGCTTATAGCCTCTTCTGCAAATGCAGCTCGCGAAATTTTGAAGAACCATGAACCAATGTTTCTAGATAGACTTAAATCCACTAATTTAGGCAAAATTACTTACAATTTTAAGGATTTAACTTTTTCTCCTTACGGAGAACATTGGAGGCACGCAAAAAGAATTCTTGTCCATCACCTTTTAAGTCACAACAAAGTTTCGTCATATCAAAAAGTGAGAGAAGAAGAGGTGACACTTATGATGGACATAATTAAAGAGAGTTGTGGTTCATTAGTTAATTTTAGCGAGTTGATGATTTTGCATACTAATAACGTTTTTTGCAGAGTAGCTATAGGGAGGAAATTTGAGAGGAAAAAGGTTAAGGACTTGATAGAACTTTCAGTTGTAATGATCGGTCTTTTTAGGTTTGTGGATTATATGCCAAGTTTATCATGGATTGATAAGTTAAGAGGTTTGGATAGTACAATGGAGAATCACCATAAAAAGGTTGATAAGTTTCTTGATGGTGTTATTGAGGAACACTTGTGTAAGAAGAGAAGAGAGTATGATAGTGATAAGAGTTGTGAGATTGATGAAGAGCAGTGCTTCATTGATGTTTTgctcaaaaataaagaaaatgacgaCACTACTAGCTTTCTTTTTGAAAGAGACGACATCAAAGGTCTATTTTTG GACATATTTCTTGCTGGAACGATTCAGACATTCTCAGTACTCGAGTGGGCATTGAGTGAACTAGTACAAAATCCTAAAACAATGAAAAAACTACAAGAAGAGGTAAGAGAATATGCTCAAGGTAAACCAAACGTTACTGACGAGGACTTAGCGAAATTGGAATATCTGAATGCTGTTTTCAAAGAGACTATGCGACTACATCCTTCACCTCCACTCATTCCTAGAGAATTAACTCAAGATTTGAACTTAATGGGATATGAAATCAAATGTGGAACGAAAGTATTTATCAACACATGGGCAATTGGAAGAGATCCTACGCTGTGGGATGAACCTGAGGTCTTTAAGCCAGAAAGGTTCTTGAGTAGTCCTATTGATTATTATGGGGCTTATTTTGAGTTGATCCCCTTTGGTACCGGAAGGAGAGGTTGTCCTGGTATTCACTATTCGAAAGCAATTAATGAGATTACTCTTGCTAATTTGGTTTATAAGTTTGATCTTGCTCCGCCGAGTGGTGAAAAACCTAAAGATCTGGATATGAGTGAGAGCAGTGGAGCGTTGATCCACAGGAAGAACAACTTATTTCTCGTGCCTCCTCTAGCTTTTAAATAG